The nucleotide window CCGACGCCGAGCATTACCAGCCGGCGTCCCACCGCCCGCCGAGCGAGCACAGCTTCTTCACCAGCAGCTATGTCGCTCTGCGCGGCTTGAAGGTTTATGGCACGCCAGAACTGCGAACCCAGATCGCCGAGCGGACGGCCCAGGTTGGCAAATGGATTCGCCAGACCGAGGCGATCGAGACCGAGGACAATATCTTTCGGCTCCGCGCGTTGAAATTGCTTGAGGCCGACGCGGACGAAGTGAAGCTCGCGACGACAACATTGCAAGCCGCTCAACAACCGGATGGCGGCTGGCGGCAACTTCCTGACATGCAATCGGACTCCTACGCGACAAGCACGGCACTGCTGGCCCTGCACGAGGAAGGAGGCCTGGCGACCGACAATCCAGCGTATCGGCGCGGGCTGCGATTCCTGATCGACCAACAGCAAGAAGATGGCTCGTGGCACGTGGCCTCGCGGGCTAAGGCGTTCCAGGTCTACTACGAATCAGGCTACCCACACGGCAAGGATCAGTTCATCTCGATGACCGCCGCCTGCTGGGCCACGCGAGCGCTGCTGTTGGCGCTGCCGATAAACTCAGTGCCAGCGAAGTAATCCCAGTTAGGGTACGCACCACGTGCGTACCATTGTGCGATTATTGACGCCACAGTTCAGGTACGCACGGGTGCGTACCCTACGGAAACTGTCTGCACGATGGAAGACTAACCATCACATTCGGGTGCCATGCTCAAGCCCCCAAGGCTTGAGCATGTGCAGCGCCAATACGGCATGCTCAAGGCTTAAGGCCTTGAGCATGGCACCCTTGGATGTTGTCGCGGCGAGCGACGAGTTCTGATCACCAAAAGAAAACGGCGTGGAGCTTGCACTCCACGCCGTTTCTATTTTCGACGCACTCGGCTTTCGCCGGGCGATGGTTAACCACCCACCTGCCGCGGCCGCTTACTGGCCGCAGTCGCCTTTGCACGGAATGCAAACCTTGCAGACGATCGTCTTGGGGACCATTTGGCAGACGCGGACCGGCACTTCCTTTTCGATCTGCACCGGCACGCAGACGTTGTAGGCGACCTGCTTCTCGACCGCCACCGTCTTGCAAACCGTCACTTGCCGTTCGCACGTCCGCTGCTCAGGCACCATCACGCAATACGGCACCTCGCGGGTCCGCTGCTCGCAGACCATCTCGGTGACGGTGCGATTGACGGTTCGCACTTCGGGGCGACAGACGTTGACCTGGTACTCGAACTGCTCGGGGACGCAGACGACCTTCTGTACCGTGCAGGTCCGCTGCTCGGGAACCATCACACAATATGGCACGTCGCGAGTCCGCTCCTCGGCCACCAGGCGGCAGACGGTTTCCTGGACATCACGCGTCTCGGGCCGGCAAACCGGCACCGTGTAGGTGAACTGCTCGGGGACGCAGACCTGCTTCTGCACCGTCACGGTTCGCTGCTGCGGCACCAGCACGCAATACGGCTGCTCGCAGGTCCGCTGCTCGGCGACCATCTTGCAGACAGCCTGTTGCACTTGCCGCGTTTCGGGGCGGCAGAGTTGCACGGTATAGGTACACGGCACGTTGACCACTTGCGGACGATAGGCCGTAACCGAAACCGGCTTGTAAACGTACTTGGGAACCCAAACCTGGCGCGTGACCACCGGGACCGCGGCGCACTGGCCACAGCCGGCGTAGCCGCCGCAGCCACGGCAAGGCGCACAGGGAACTTGTTGACAGGCCCAGCCACCTTGATCGACGCAGACCGACCGCTGCTCGACGACGGGGACCATCTGGCAGACTTGCCGCGTCCCTTGCCGCTGCTCGTAGTAGGGGACCATGACCGTTACGTTTTGCGTGACCGTTTCATAGACCGGCTTGTACGCGGTGTAGGTCTGCTGACGCACGCGGGTCTCGGGAACCTGGACCGTGATGGTTTGTTCTTCGGCGACGCACTTCATCACCTGGCGCGTGCCGGTACGGGTTTCGCTGCCGGGGACCATGACCGTCACTTGCCGGGTCACCGTCTCGTTGACCGGCTTGTGAACGACGTAGGTTTCCTTGCGAACGCGGGTTTCGGGGACTTGGACCGTGTAGGTCCGCTCTTCGCTGACCGTGCGGGCGACGTTGCGCGTGCCAACGCGGGTCTCGACGGTGGGGACCATGACGGTGATCTTTTCTTCGATCGTCCGCTGCACCGGCTTGGCGACGGTATAGGCCACCGTGCGCGTGCGCTGCTCGGGGACCATGACCGTGTAGGTGTTGACCACGGTTTTGGTCTCGGGAACTTGCTGGTAGCAGGTCACCGTTTTCTCGCGCGCTTCGGTGACGTACTGGGTGACGTTGATCTTGCGCATCTCGGTGACCCATTGTGGCACCAGGATGGTCTTCTCGACCAACTGGTACTGCGGCGCGCAGGTCTTGGCGATACAGCAATCACAGCCTGCCTTCGCGCACCCGGCGCGGGCGTGGCGGAAGCCGACGCTGGTGGCCGGCGTTGCCGCGTAGAGCGTCGACGCCAGACTGGCGAGCGCGACGAGCGCCGTGGCAATACAAAGTTGTCGTCTCATTGGTTGCATCCTTCCGTTCTCTGCGAAACCTGACGACCGTCCCCATGTGCGACCACGCGAAGCACGTCCACGGTCGTCTCACCCTGCTCGGTCGGACTGACTCGATTGGCGCGGCGAGCGCGCAATGGCGCTCCGTTCGACATCGTGGGGTCAAGTCGCAGCACGCGCGTTGACTGGCCCCAGCGGCCTCGCAAGCCAAAAGGTCCGACGTTGGCGATTCTAGTTCGACGAAATCGTGTGTCCATGCGCCGGGGGACGAAGAACGCCGGCTTTTCCGCCAGGTCGGGCCCCCCTGACGAATCGAAAAGTGTGGCGAATCGGATAGCCACGATCGAGCGGGGTATCACCAAGCCGGCGACTTTGTCGCCGTTCGTCGGCGGCCGAGCCGCCGGCTTGGTACGCGGAAACTCTCATGCCGACAAGCGGTTACGGCTTGCGCACTCTTGCGATGGGCGTGATTTCAGCAAAGCTCAGGGACAGCCGTCCCTGGGTCGTGGCTCGCGCGGGCTGCTACCCAGGGACAGCGATCCCTCGGCTTTCAGCGAGCAAGCGACGACAAATGACAATGATGCGCCTTCGCACGCCGCGCTGCAATCAGAATCACGTCGCCAAGGGACGATTACTTCTCAACCGTCACGCGCAGCGGCTTGGCCGTGTAGCTCATCTTCATCACGAAGTTGACCGACACGTGAGCCTGGACCGGGACGATCTGATCGGCGACCGGCTTGGCGTCCTTGGCCGTGGTCAGGACGATCACGCCCGAGGTCTGCTCGCCGGTCAGCAAGGTCTTGCTCTTTTTGTCGTCGATGGTCACGCCGGCGGGCAAGCTGTTGCCGCTGATGCCACCCAGGTGCCGGTAGATCAGGTCGAGCGAGACGTTCTTGTTGAAACCTGGCGCGCGCTCGATGGTGATCTCGATCGGCTTCGATTCGCCCGGCTTGAGCGTGACGTGCTCGGGCTTGATGTTGACGCGGCGCAGATCGAACGGCGCGCCGACCGAGACGGTCAGCATTTCGACTTGCATCAAACCGCGGCCGCCGCCGGGCAGGTACGTCTCTTGCCAAGGCACCGCCACGGCCGACAACTGCGGCGCGTCGGCCGCGTCGTTGTGCCGGCCGGTTCCTGCGATGCGGATGTTGGCCGCGCCGAGTGCCGCGTTGTCGGCGGCGGTCAGAACGATGCAGCCATCGTTCTCGCCCGGCAGTATCCTTCCGCACTCGGCCGTCACGCCGGTGGGCAGTCCCGTGGCCGTCAGCTTGATCTCGCCGGCAAAGCCGTTCTTGCGATAGACGCGAACGAACAACGCCGCCGACAGACCCGGCGCGAGCAAGGCCTTGTCGCTGTCCACGTGCAACGTGAAGAACGGCTGACTGCGCGTGACTGACAGCAAGTACACGTGGGTCGGACTGCCGCCGCTGAACAGATCGCGCAGCTCCAGCGTGTAGCGACCATCGGCCGGCGCGGTCCAGTTTTCGATCAGCGAGTCGCCATAGGTGAAACGGTGAATCGTGACGTCGTCGTTTTCCAGTAGCCGCGCGCCCTTGTCGTTCAGCACGGCCAACACCGGATCGAGCGACGACTGATGCCGGCGGGCCAGCACCTCGAACGTGAAGGCTTCGCCTTTCTTGGCCTCGAACGTGAAGTAGTCGATCTCGCCTGGCTGGGCGACTCGACCACACACAGCGGCCGGTGCAGTGACCGGCAACGCCGCGGTCAAGGTGTGATTGTCGGCGGTCACGGTCGACAAGGGGAGGCGGCTAACCACGACGGGCACGGGCCCGACACGCTTGCCACCATCGAGCGTCGCGGTTACCCAGGTGGGGCCATCGGGGACGTCGGCCGGAATGGTGACCGAGGCTTTGGCCGCCGGCGGCAGATGGAAGCCCAGCAACTCGACGCTGGTCGTCTTGCCCGGCGGCACGGCCGAGGGGAATGCCGCCGTCACCAGCGGCGCGTCGGCGACCTCGACGGCGTACTGCCAATAAATATTCCCCTGATAGCGGACGTCGCGAATCTCGAGCGTGTAGTCGCCGGCGTGCTCAAAGCGGTATTGAAAGGCCGGATCGGCGAAGAAGAAGTTGTCACCCGACGCGACCACGGTCCCTTGCTCGTTCCGCAAGGTGATGATCGGGTCGACGTGAATCTGCAGGTCGTGAATCCGATCTTCGCAGCGTGCCGCGCGGCAATGAAAGACCAGCGTCGTGCCGGCCTCGACGTGGAACTTGTAGTAATCGACGTCTTCGGCCTTTTCGATCGCGCCGCACAGGCAGGCAGGCAGCGTGAATTTCTGGGCGTCGGCCGGCGCGTCGTTCTTCGGTTGCTCGCCGACAACGGGCCAGTTCGTCAGCACCAACTGGCCCAGCGTCGACACGCCTTGCGGAGTGACCACGCGAAAGTCGCGCACGCCGGGCATCTGGTCGGCGGCGACATCGAACTTGAGCTTGATCTTGGGAACCGGCTTCTTGTCGGCGACCTTGGGCGGCTCGGCGGGCTTTTTGACCTCGGGAGCGGGCTTCGCGGGCTCGGCTTTCTTTTGCTCGGCAACCTTCTTGGCGTCGTCAGCCCTTTTGTCGTCGGCGATCTTCTTGGCGTCGTCGGCCTGCTTCGGTTCAGCTTTCTGCGCGACTGCTTGCGGTTTTGCCGTCGCGGCGGCCGGCTGCTTCGCTGGCTCCTGCTGTACGTCGCTTTTCTTGGCTTCTTCTTTCTTCGCCTCGGCCTTCTTGCCATCGTCTTTCTTCGTGTCCGCTTTTTTCTCGGGCGTTGGCTTCTTCGCTTCGATCTTGACGGTTTGCGTGGTGACTTGCGGCTTGACGGTCGCCGTCGGCTTGGCAGTTGTCGTCGCGGAGGCCGGTGGAGTGACCGCGGCCAAGACAGGCGCTGCCGGCGGTTCGGGCAGAATGGCGGTGCCACGCACGCCGGGTCCGGTGACGAGCACCTGCGACGCGCCGTCCAGGTTGTAGCGCGCCGACAGCGTGTGTTCCGAGGTCTTGCCGATCTGGGCGGCCAGCGGCGCCAGGTCCATGACCATCGGATACGAGATTGGCTCCTGGGCCGAGGCGCCTTGCGGCACTGAGAGGATCGACGATACGGAACAAGCGGCGATGACGAATATCATTAACCGACGGCAATGCATTCCGACGTTCTCCTCAAGTGTATCGGCACGCACGAATCAAATGTCGTCTGGCCGGCAGCGTCTTTACCCTCCCCCAGCCCCTCCCTGAAAGGGAGGGGTGTTCACCGCGCGTCGCTGACAATTACTCGCCACGGCGCAGCCTTTGTCCTGGCACGTCTTTCCTAGCAACTAGCCGCTAGCAACCAGCAACTTTTTGTCTCGCCCATCTGCTCAATGCACAAACAAGAAGTGCTTCGAGTTGATCAGCGACCAGAGCAGGTCTTCGCAGAACACTTGCAACGACGGGCTTTCGGCCAACAGCTTCTCGCACGTCTTGCGCTCGTTCTCGCTGGGCAGTCGCGATAACGTGGCCAGGTACAATTCGTCAATGATCTCATTCGCCGGCTTTTTGGCGTTCAGCGCGACGCGTAGCCGCCCCTTGCTGTCGTTGATCTTGGCCGACAGGGTGTCGCCGTTCAGCGTATGCAACGCTTGCGACAGATTTTCGTCCGCCACGCGCTCGCACTCACAGACCGTCGCACGCCGCGGCTTGCCGAAGGTATTCAGGAAGTAGTCCGGATAGTTCGAGTCGGGCAGCTCGATGGCCCGCGTGCCCAGCGGCAAGCTTTTGAACTTGGTCTGGGTGCCCGTCACGAAGTCGATGGCGTCTAGCAACGGCTCGGCCGCCAGGCGCTTCACCGTGTAGTGGCTGAAGAACTTGCTGTCGGCGGCGTTGGCCTCGGTGGGCTGCGAGTCAAGCTGATACAACCGCGAGGTCATGATCACCCGCATCAGGTGCTTGACGTCGAACTTGTGGGCGGTGAAGTCGCGGGCCAACGCGTCCAACAGTGCCGGGTTCGTGGCCGGGTTCGTCGCCCGCATGTCGTCGACCGGCTCGACCAGGCCATGCCCCAGCAGATTCGCCACGTAGCGGTTGACGATGTTGCGAGCAAAGAATGGATTCTCGGCCGACGTCAGCCAGGCGGCCAACGGCACGCGCCGATCCGAAGCGTCGGCCACTGGTTCCCCTTCCAGCGGCGTCGGCGTCAGCGTCTTGCCGGTCTTGGGATGGCGCACTTCGCCAGCGCTTTTCACCATCACGACTTGCTCGCGGCTAAACAGGCCGAACTCCAGGCTGTTCTTGGTGCCGACGCGCGAGAAGAACGCGGCAAAGCTGTAGTAGTCCTGCTGGCTGTACTTCTCGAACGGGTGATGATGGCACTTGGCGCAGGTAAGCCGCACACCCAGGAACAACTGCGCCGTCGTCTCGGCCAGATCCTCGGGATTGGTCGCCACGCGGTAATAGTTGGCCGGGCCATTGCGGTAGATCGAACCCTGGGCCGTGATCAGCTCGCGCACGAACTGATCGATCGGCTTGTTGGCGCGCATCGACTCGAGAATCCAGTTGTGCATCGCCCACATTCCTTGTTCGCCCAGGGTGTCACTGCTCGAGCGAATCAGATCGGCCCACTTGACCGACCAGTAGGCGGCGTAATCGTTGTTGTGAACGTCCAGCTTTGGATCACCCGTCAGCCCTAGCAGTCGATCGATAAGGTGTTCGCGCTTCTTGGGTTCCTTCGACGCGAGGAATGCCTTGGTCTCGTCAATCGACGGCAAGGTGCCGACCGCGTCGAGAAACGCCCGGCGCAGGAACGTGCTGTCGTCGCACAACGGCGAAGGTTCGATGCCCAGTTGCTTGAATTTGGCCGAGGCCAGTTCGTCGACGAAGTTGCTGTTTTTCCAGCCGGCTAGTTTCACGTCGGTGCTGAACGGCACCACGACCATGCACACGGCGGCCTGCCCTTCGTAGCGCACCAGGACCGGCGCTTGCCCCCGCCCCACGGTCTGGAAATGACCATTGCGGTCGACTTTGGCCACCGACTCGTCCGGCGTGTCGAACTTGGCCATGGCCGTCACGTCGCGCGTCGTGCCGTTCGAGTAGGTGGCGTCGACGCGCAGTTGTTGATCGACCCCCGTGCCGCACACGCGCTGGTCGGGATAGACGGTCAGCTTGGCGACGTGCGGATCGTCGGCCTTGGGGGCCGGCGCGCCGGCGGCCAGCCAGGCCCGCAGAATCTCGCACTCGATGCCACTGTCTTGCAGCCGTCGTCCGCCGCCGTGGACCACATGTCCGGTCGGCTTCATCAGCACCAGACTTTGCTCCGGGTCATTCAAGTTGGCGCGGCGCCCTTGACGATCGCGGACCATCGCCTGGTAATCTTCGTCCGGCGCATAGCCGAATACCGAAAGCTTGAAGCCCCCCTTGCCATGCTGGCTGGCGTGGCACGCCGCGGCGTTGCAGCCGGCCTTGCTCAAAAGCGGCGAGATGTCCGTTGTGAAGTTCACTTTGCCCGTGGCCAACACGTCGGTGACCTCGACGGGAACGGTGATGGACTTCTCGCGTTTGGCGACTTGGACGGTGATGGTCGCTTTGCCGTTGCCGCGCGCTCGGAGTCGTCCGGTCGGCGTGACGGTGACGATCTTGTCGTCGCTCGACTTGAACGTGGCCTGGTTGGTCAAATCGCCTCGCCGCGCGAGGACTTCGCTCGCCACCTTGCCCGACGGCGGCGCGCCGTCGGTGACGACCAATTGCATCTGGGCAAAGTTGCCGACCAGCTTGGCCTCGGCCGGTGTCACCTGGTATTCGCCTGGCGCGGCCGGCGTCGATGCGGCGTGCAACGGCGCAACAACCAATAGAAGAGTGGTCAAAGCGCCAAGACTTGCTAGCAGGCGGCTCGTGGCGAGCATGGTCAGACCTCGTGCGTGCGAAAGAAGACGACGATCCATCGACGATCAGCCCGAGTCGATCTCGGGCGCAGGCAGGCTGCGGGGAATCGCTCGGTTCGTGGGCGGTATCGAGCCCTGGTGCGGTGATTCGCCGTACCAACAATTATGGCCGTATCAAGGACCGTTGTCCCGACCGCGAACGATTCATTTTCAGGCAGGCTCGAACGCACCGGGCGAGGTTCGCCGGCCGGAAGGTCCGAGGTGTACAGGAAGGCAACGTATCAACTGTTCATTATGTACTGTTGAGGTCGCCGATGCCAAGCTAGTTTTCCCTCTGGGGGGTGGGCGTTGGAGGCGTGTTCATGGCGGTCGCGGCTGCCTAGAATCGATGCATGCTCAATTCAGCGAAGTCGAGACGACAGTTAGGTTTGGCACTTTTGTGCGCGGGCGTCGTCGGGCTCGTTTCGTTCATCATCTGGGAGCCGGCCCGAGGGGCGTGGCACTTTCTTTCCCCAATGTTGTTTACTTGGTCACTGGTGTTCCTGATCGTGGGAACCGGGCTGACGTTTTGGCGCACGATCGATCGTTGCCTGGTCGTTTCGCTTGAGTTCGGCTACCTGTCTCCGTTCGCGCTCCTTTGGCAGTTGCTGTTGGCGATGATCGGTTGGAGTTGGCAACTATTGCGTCGCGTCTTGACCGGCGACGCGCGGCATCGGGAATCGCGACGGGAGAACCGTACGGAATAGCATCCCAGCACGCAAGTCGAACGTGGCATGAGCGATAGCTCTGCGTTGGCGTCACCCAGGTCGGCTTGTCGGCAGGGGAGCGCTATAGTACGATTGTCCGCTGCCCGGAGGGTAAGCGAATGGCTAGCAGGCTGACTCGAAATCAGTTGCCGAGAAATCGGTTGTGGGTTCGACTCCCATGCCCTCCGCCTTGGTAAGTCGCTAGCAGAAAAAGGGTTCCGACACACGCCGTCGGAACCCTTTTTCGTTACCTCTCCCCCAGCAGTACAGACTGTTACCAGACCGTTGCATCGCCTGCGAATCCTGCAGGATTCCTAGATGACCCGCGAGGTCTTGGCAGGATTCCTGATCGCCCGAATGAGCATCGTGAAATCGCCCCCCGACGATGGCTTACGTGGCCCGCTATTCGAACAGCGTCGACTGCTGTTCGGCTGGCTTTGGATAGGTCACCTGCGCGCCACTGAGCCGGCCCCCCTCGGTTAGCGAGTGAGGCTGAATCGCGCCGTTAGGCATGATGTGTTGGGCCGTAATTCCGCGAGCGAGCAGGTAATCGGCAATCAGCCGGCGATGGCACCGCCAGAACAAACCTTCAGCGCACATGATCGCGCTGGGAAGGCGAGTGGCGATTTCCAGAGCTGACTCGACGCCGGCGCGAAACTCGGCTGTCTGCATGTAATCGGCGTAGTTCTGGAAACTTTTGTTGCGCAGACCGGCGTTTTCTGGTGAAGATGCTCCGCTGGAGCGCCGCCCCCCCAGGGCCTCGATCCAGTGGTATTCCATGCCAACCCCGGTCAGCGCCTCGGCAAGCGCCGCTTGATGAAACTGGGGCTGCCGCCGCGAACCAGGGAACCGGCGAACGTCGATCAAAGCGGCAACACCGTGCTGTTGCAACAGCGCGATGAACCTCTCGATGGGATGTGTCGAGTGACCAATCGTAAATAACGCCGGAGACGTTGCCATAGGCGCCTCGCGTGGCCAGAATGGACGACCAGCCCCATCGTCCATTATTGCGAGATCCGCGCACTGGAAAAGTCGTCTCCCAGGCCAGGCGATTGGCGTCTTCACTCAGAGGGAACGCCCGGGCAATGCAACCTCATCGACGCGAGTCAGCGTCAGCAGCCAGTTGCCGCGGCCGCCGTTCATCGAGTCCGGCCGGCTCCCCTTATTGTTGACGCACCAGAGGAGTTGGTTCCCTTGCATCTGATAGATGCCCAAACAAGCCTGGCCGCGGCGATCTCCTTCGGTGTACACCGCGTCCATGTTCCCTGACTTGCCATTGCCAGTCATGGTGAACGTGCCGGCCCCCAGGCTCTGACCACGACCGCCAGGACCATACTCGCGGCCAATAATCGTATAGCCGTTGACGGTCAGCTCGATCTGCCCGCGACCTTCGATCGTGCCGCGCCACACGGTCGGTCCGGTCGGCTTGGCTCCTTTGCCGCTGGCGCCCAGACTGGCCGAGCCGCTGGCCGAGGCCACCAAGGTTTCGGCCGCCCCTTGCAATTCGCTGAGTTCGAGCGCGTGATCCTTGTTGGTGTCCAGGCGGACGAAGCTTTGCACCATCTTGCCCCATTCGACGCGCGAGACCCGACTGTCGCCGTTGGCGTCGGCCAGCTTCATGATCAAGTCAGCGGCCCCGCCGGTCGCTTCGAGTTCGCGCGGGGCGAGCGAGTTGTCCTTGTCGGCGTCGAGTCGGGCAAAAGTCTGGGTAAAGCGCGACCACTCGGCGCGTGTGATCAGTCCATCGCCGTCGGCGTCAATAAAGCGAATCCCTTCCGGCGGTGGTTCGTCGCCGGCGGGTTTGCCGTCGCCTGTCGATGCGCCGCCGGCCGACACCTTGGGAGCGGTCGAAGCGGGCTTGCCGCGTAGCCGTTCATAGGCGGCCAGAAACTCGTCGCGAGTGACCTTGTCGCTTGGCCCGCGCCCCAAGTCTTTGAAGACACGTTCCAGGAACGAGCGCGAGCCGGGGGTCGCTTCGTCGAGGGTTAACGTGCCGTCTCCCGAGCTGTCGAGCTGTCGGAACATCGCCTCGGCCGCCGCCGAGGCGGGATCGCCGCGTCCGACGCTGGGCAGACTGTTCCAGACGCCCCAGGCGAAAGCGGGGAGCAGAAGAGCGACCAGGCGGAGGTTGCGCCGCTGGGGAAGAGGCATGATCGTCCCCCTTTGAACCAAGGAGTATGTATTGTCGAGCGGTGAAAAGCGGTTCGCGGACCTTGTTCAACGGGTACCGCCGGGCAACCTTCGGCGGAACCCATTGCCAATCAGGCTGTTGTGACCTGGCTGGCTATGCGACCCGAGCCGTCGTGGGCGCGGCGCACGCCCCTCCCAACAGTAAAAACGAAAAGCAAACGAGGTTGTCTACTGAAAGTCTTCGCGCGTTTGGCGGAAGAGGTGGGCCACCGCCGGCGGTCGCACGCTCAAAATCACCCGTAAGTAATGTCATCGCCTTGGCCGTCCGGACGCGCGACCTTGCCGATTGCGGGCACTATTCAGGCCGTCGCCGGGCGGGCCGAATCGCTCATGCCCGTAACTCGAAATCCCGCTGAGGATTCGGTCGATAAGACCAACGGGTCTGCGGAGAGCAAATCACCGGAGCACGGGTTTCATTGGCAGCGGGTAGCACCGACAACTTGTTGTCGGTGTCGCGCAGCGACAAGAGGGGGTGGAACATGTGTCCTGATCCCTCTTGCGGCTGCGCCGCCCAGACAAGCGAGTTGTCTGGGTCCCCATCGTTGTGGTAGCGACCGCAACATCCGAGCAGCGGCAGGTGTTCATGATTCCTAACTTTCACAATCAGGCAGCGCGCTACCTTTGGGCGCTGGCCGTCTTGTTCGTCGCCGGCCAGGCTGACGCCCAAGTCTTTCGACGGCCAGCCCAGCCCGAGGAAGTG belongs to Planctomycetota bacterium and includes:
- a CDS encoding DUF1553 domain-containing protein encodes the protein MQLVVTDGAPPSGKVASEVLARRGDLTNQATFKSSDDKIVTVTPTGRLRARGNGKATITVQVAKREKSITVPVEVTDVLATGKVNFTTDISPLLSKAGCNAAACHASQHGKGGFKLSVFGYAPDEDYQAMVRDRQGRRANLNDPEQSLVLMKPTGHVVHGGGRRLQDSGIECEILRAWLAAGAPAPKADDPHVAKLTVYPDQRVCGTGVDQQLRVDATYSNGTTRDVTAMAKFDTPDESVAKVDRNGHFQTVGRGQAPVLVRYEGQAAVCMVVVPFSTDVKLAGWKNSNFVDELASAKFKQLGIEPSPLCDDSTFLRRAFLDAVGTLPSIDETKAFLASKEPKKREHLIDRLLGLTGDPKLDVHNNDYAAYWSVKWADLIRSSSDTLGEQGMWAMHNWILESMRANKPIDQFVRELITAQGSIYRNGPANYYRVATNPEDLAETTAQLFLGVRLTCAKCHHHPFEKYSQQDYYSFAAFFSRVGTKNSLEFGLFSREQVVMVKSAGEVRHPKTGKTLTPTPLEGEPVADASDRRVPLAAWLTSAENPFFARNIVNRYVANLLGHGLVEPVDDMRATNPATNPALLDALARDFTAHKFDVKHLMRVIMTSRLYQLDSQPTEANAADSKFFSHYTVKRLAAEPLLDAIDFVTGTQTKFKSLPLGTRAIELPDSNYPDYFLNTFGKPRRATVCECERVADENLSQALHTLNGDTLSAKINDSKGRLRVALNAKKPANEIIDELYLATLSRLPSENERKTCEKLLAESPSLQVFCEDLLWSLINSKHFLFVH
- a CDS encoding DUF488 domain-containing protein, with the translated sequence MATSPALFTIGHSTHPIERFIALLQQHGVAALIDVRRFPGSRRQPQFHQAALAEALTGVGMEYHWIEALGGRRSSGASSPENAGLRNKSFQNYADYMQTAEFRAGVESALEIATRLPSAIMCAEGLFWRCHRRLIADYLLARGITAQHIMPNGAIQPHSLTEGGRLSGAQVTYPKPAEQQSTLFE